In the Streptomyces sp. BHT-5-2 genome, one interval contains:
- a CDS encoding caspase family protein, giving the protein MPTEQPAQHFRAAQSPPWPPIVPAPGRSAAVLIGTATQVVPSTLPQLPQAAAGVTALTAELTGPYGLFDPSTVHSRIDPPTPAEVLRLLPAPGGERLDLLLFSFSGHGVRGPGDRLCLALPGTVDDGNSAEHTALPVATVFQALESVRARHKVVVLDCCFAGRALDAPEAADVHLLAAAGRTKRARTPEGYPQTGFTATLLRLLAEGVPDGPEHLDLTTLHRHLDVALPAAGLPRPLQRAFGDSGDVALFRNRAHGTAGTRPGLLARARFAERLKATAATGGRRRLRHAAALFAAIASDAAAHLGPTDPDTLRYRHAHASATGAAGEPQRAHALLRETVAAWEPTVPPDDPGLAAARASLDVWRDRAGATSPSPTAVETGT; this is encoded by the coding sequence ATGCCGACTGAGCAGCCTGCGCAGCACTTCCGGGCGGCGCAGTCCCCGCCCTGGCCGCCGATCGTCCCCGCCCCGGGGCGATCGGCCGCCGTGCTGATCGGCACCGCCACCCAGGTCGTGCCCAGCACCCTGCCGCAACTCCCGCAGGCCGCGGCCGGTGTCACGGCGCTCACCGCCGAACTCACCGGCCCGTACGGCCTCTTCGATCCCAGCACCGTGCATTCCCGGATCGATCCGCCCACCCCCGCCGAGGTGCTGCGGCTGCTGCCGGCGCCCGGCGGGGAACGGCTCGATCTGCTCCTGTTCTCCTTCTCCGGCCATGGCGTTCGGGGCCCGGGCGACCGGCTGTGTCTGGCCCTGCCGGGCACGGTGGACGACGGGAACAGCGCGGAACACACCGCGCTGCCGGTCGCCACCGTCTTCCAGGCACTGGAGTCCGTCCGGGCCCGGCACAAGGTCGTGGTCCTGGACTGCTGCTTCGCCGGCCGTGCGCTGGACGCGCCCGAGGCGGCCGATGTCCACCTCCTCGCGGCTGCCGGCCGTACGAAGCGGGCGCGCACCCCGGAGGGCTACCCGCAGACCGGCTTCACCGCCACCCTGTTGCGGCTGCTGGCCGAGGGAGTGCCGGACGGTCCCGAACACCTCGACCTGACCACCCTCCACCGCCACCTCGATGTCGCCCTCCCCGCGGCCGGCCTCCCCAGGCCCCTGCAACGGGCCTTCGGCGACAGCGGCGACGTCGCCCTGTTCCGCAACCGTGCCCATGGCACCGCGGGCACCCGGCCCGGCCTGCTCGCCCGCGCCCGCTTCGCCGAACGGCTCAAGGCAACGGCCGCCACGGGCGGTCGGCGCAGACTGCGGCATGCGGCGGCGCTCTTCGCGGCGATCGCCTCCGATGCCGCCGCCCACCTCGGTCCGACGGACCCCGACACCCTGCGCTACCGCCACGCCCACGCCTCGGCGACCGGCGCGGCCGGTGAACCGCAGCGCGCCCACGCCCTGTTGCGCGAGACGGTCGCCGCCTGGGAGCCGACGGTCCCGCCCGACGATCCCGGCCTGGCGGCGGCCCGCGCGAGCCTGGACGTCTGGCGGGACCGCGCCGGTGCCACGTCCCCTTCCCCCACGGCCGTCGAGACAGGCACGTAG
- a CDS encoding PepSY domain-containing protein, which translates to MKRHLVIATAAAAALLAGGAVTAVAVNGSGSGTRAPAAALTAVPGKVSGLDLDRDRPGLVWDADVLGDEGRWHRVTLDAHTARVLNQRIDHGDDDHARKHAALVGARTDAAGAARKAAAGYGTVTSVDLDDDHRTKAVWEVETITEDGTEHRLLLDPRTGALSVAPAADAHGDHDDHEGGDD; encoded by the coding sequence ATGAAGCGCCACCTCGTCATCGCCACCGCCGCGGCGGCGGCCCTGCTGGCGGGCGGTGCGGTCACCGCAGTCGCGGTCAACGGCAGCGGCTCCGGCACCCGCGCACCGGCCGCGGCCCTCACTGCCGTCCCGGGCAAGGTGTCCGGCCTGGACCTGGACCGGGACCGCCCCGGCCTGGTCTGGGACGCGGACGTGCTGGGCGACGAAGGCCGGTGGCACCGGGTCACCCTCGACGCGCACACCGCACGCGTCCTGAACCAGCGCATCGACCACGGCGACGACGACCACGCCCGGAAGCACGCCGCCCTGGTCGGTGCCCGGACGGATGCCGCGGGTGCCGCTCGTAAGGCCGCGGCCGGGTACGGCACGGTGACCTCCGTCGACCTGGACGACGACCACCGCACGAAGGCCGTCTGGGAGGTCGAGACCATCACCGAGGACGGCACGGAGCACCGGCTGCTCCTCGACCCGCGCACCGGCGCCCTGAGCGTCGCCCCGGCGGCTGATGCACACGGCGACCATGACGACCACGAGGGCGGGGACGACTGA
- a CDS encoding DUF6924 domain-containing protein, which yields MDHHQKPIGLPRTDAVPLLRTDFTDPSAWERLLRALEMPVTFEEGSQDVAFYDSATMYVTPVDDEKYRGLPAETVLAAAPYTGHELPYDHIYLADAETFASDDLPLLGIDIHLDPDGDPWPREKPFRIPALHLAGVEVNDSIGNLFFRENHDFDWSGFPVYVAEPGTPVHDEFRRMGVTDRED from the coding sequence ATGGATCACCACCAGAAGCCGATAGGTCTGCCCCGCACGGACGCCGTCCCCCTGCTCCGGACCGATTTCACCGACCCTTCCGCCTGGGAGCGGCTGCTCCGGGCGCTGGAGATGCCGGTCACCTTCGAAGAGGGCTCGCAGGACGTCGCCTTCTATGACAGTGCCACCATGTACGTCACCCCGGTCGATGACGAGAAGTACCGTGGCCTGCCCGCCGAGACGGTGCTCGCCGCGGCCCCGTACACCGGTCACGAGCTGCCGTACGACCACATCTACCTGGCCGATGCCGAGACCTTCGCCTCGGACGATCTCCCGCTGCTCGGAATCGACATCCACCTGGACCCGGACGGGGATCCCTGGCCGCGGGAGAAGCCGTTCCGGATCCCGGCGCTGCACCTTGCCGGCGTCGAGGTCAACGACAGCATCGGCAATCTCTTCTTCCGTGAGAACCACGACTTCGACTGGTCGGGTTTCCCGGTGTACGTGGCGGAGCCCGGGACGCCGGTCCACGACGAGTTCCGACGGATGGGCGTGACGGATCGGGAGGATTAG
- a CDS encoding darcynin family protein gives MSNAPSQPQFTIFVHLTALPSWLALGRAERRQIIAEHVQPLLDRHHAVQVRWFDAEAWAASPSDVLVATTNDLTAWSDLFEGLRDSPLWSVPYFQVELVLPTVEDGFADYERRTGQRD, from the coding sequence ATGAGCAACGCACCTTCACAGCCGCAGTTCACGATATTCGTCCACCTCACGGCGCTGCCCTCGTGGTTGGCACTGGGCCGCGCCGAGCGCCGGCAGATCATCGCCGAACACGTACAGCCGTTGTTGGACAGGCACCACGCCGTCCAGGTCCGCTGGTTCGACGCCGAAGCCTGGGCCGCGTCCCCGTCCGATGTCCTGGTCGCCACGACGAACGACCTGACCGCCTGGTCCGACCTGTTCGAGGGCCTGCGCGACAGCCCGCTGTGGAGCGTGCCCTACTTCCAGGTGGAGTTGGTCCTGCCGACGGTCGAGGACGGCTTCGCGGACTACGAGCGCCGGACGGGGCAGCGTGACTGA
- a CDS encoding LysR family transcriptional regulator, whose translation MELRLLGYAVAIAEEGSISGAARRLHLTQPTLSRQLREMERQLGARLFIREGRGLTPTQAGQVLVRRAVTVLAEAEAALEDVRLAARGMTGRLTVTFAGSGINGPLGAALSRLRRELPRVDLQLAESFNDAEMSTGVLEGRYDLAVQRLPMRDARLATQVWWREPLTLFLPAGHPLAYPAEPAPLTALGQIPLVIWPREVSPRSYDEIIALCHGAGVVPRISAAGRSVQTLLALVAAKFGAAVLADSHRALRRVGVTPRPLADTSTTLHLVWRADDTNPLGERIRTILTEAVGGA comes from the coding sequence ATGGAGCTGCGGCTACTCGGTTATGCGGTCGCGATCGCGGAAGAGGGCAGCATCAGCGGGGCGGCCCGCCGGCTGCATCTGACGCAGCCCACGCTCAGTCGTCAACTGCGCGAGATGGAAAGGCAGTTGGGTGCCCGGCTGTTCATCCGGGAGGGACGCGGGCTGACGCCGACGCAGGCCGGGCAGGTGCTGGTCCGGCGTGCGGTCACCGTGCTCGCCGAGGCGGAGGCCGCACTGGAGGACGTGCGACTGGCCGCGCGGGGCATGACCGGCCGGCTGACCGTGACCTTCGCCGGCTCGGGCATCAACGGGCCGCTCGGCGCCGCACTGAGCCGACTGCGGCGCGAACTCCCCCGTGTGGACCTCCAGTTGGCGGAGAGCTTCAACGACGCCGAGATGTCGACCGGCGTGCTGGAGGGGCGTTACGACCTCGCCGTCCAGCGCCTCCCGATGCGCGACGCCCGGCTGGCCACCCAGGTCTGGTGGCGCGAACCGCTCACCCTCTTCCTGCCCGCCGGCCACCCGCTGGCCTACCCCGCCGAACCTGCTCCGCTCACTGCACTGGGCCAGATCCCCCTGGTCATCTGGCCCCGGGAGGTGTCACCACGGTCCTACGACGAGATCATCGCGCTCTGCCACGGCGCCGGCGTCGTGCCGCGGATCAGCGCGGCGGGCCGTAGCGTGCAGACGCTGCTGGCCCTGGTCGCCGCCAAGTTCGGCGCCGCGGTCCTCGCCGACTCGCACCGCGCCCTGCGCCGCGTCGGGGTGACCCCGCGACCGCTGGCGGACACCTCGACCACCCTGCACCTCGTCTGGCGCGCCGACGACACCAACCCGCTCGGCGAACGGATCCGCACGATCCTCACCGAGGCGGTGGGCGGCGCCTGA
- a CDS encoding carboxymuconolactone decarboxylase family protein, whose product MNREERYAYGMKVLEQVDGEAGQRIVDSLADTSPELGHQVVAWAFGDMYARPELPPRERQLVTLGVLAALGGCEIELEVHINAALNVGLAATEITEALLHSAVYCGMPRSINATLVAKKVFAERDLLPLTNLS is encoded by the coding sequence ATGAACCGCGAAGAGCGCTACGCGTACGGCATGAAGGTGCTGGAGCAGGTCGACGGCGAGGCGGGGCAGCGCATCGTCGACTCCCTCGCGGACACCTCGCCGGAGCTGGGCCACCAGGTCGTCGCCTGGGCGTTCGGCGACATGTACGCGCGGCCCGAGCTGCCCCCGCGCGAGCGGCAGTTGGTGACGCTGGGCGTGCTCGCCGCGCTCGGGGGCTGCGAGATCGAGCTGGAGGTGCACATCAACGCGGCGCTCAACGTCGGCCTGGCCGCCACCGAGATCACCGAGGCCCTACTGCACTCCGCCGTGTACTGCGGTATGCCGCGGTCGATCAACGCCACCCTCGTCGCCAAGAAGGTCTTCGCCGAGCGCGACCTGCTTCCCCTGACCAACCTGAGCTGA
- a CDS encoding DUF6585 family protein yields the protein MTPPTPRTRGEELLLARTSAAAGRAHLGRRLATYAAAAYRPHGRNGLFRAIRYLPALVRYGRSDAARAGAGARLDLYERGMTVAVKGRIHVVRYDTTAVFPRRTRPPHDASGPGATRTYTLIDVDRKRIVLQGRPGHGDAEAWEREIRRAVTHAQLPPALAALDSGERIDFGDIWLTSERIGSGETSMPWSQVRRIGRGEEPVVITIDGKRHRLGPMVSNIPNPFVFWAVVERLRADGRTDRP from the coding sequence GTGACCCCACCGACGCCGCGTACCCGCGGTGAGGAACTGCTGTTGGCCCGGACCTCCGCGGCGGCCGGCCGTGCGCACCTCGGCAGACGGCTGGCCACCTATGCGGCGGCCGCCTACCGACCCCATGGACGGAACGGTCTGTTCCGGGCGATCCGGTACCTGCCGGCCCTCGTCCGGTACGGCCGGTCCGACGCGGCGAGGGCGGGCGCGGGCGCACGGCTGGATCTGTACGAGCGCGGCATGACCGTCGCCGTGAAGGGGCGGATCCATGTCGTCCGCTACGACACCACCGCGGTGTTCCCGCGCCGCACCCGGCCGCCGCACGACGCGTCCGGCCCCGGCGCCACCCGCACCTACACGCTCATCGACGTCGACCGGAAGCGGATCGTGCTCCAGGGCAGACCGGGGCACGGGGACGCGGAGGCGTGGGAGCGCGAGATCCGACGGGCCGTCACCCATGCCCAGCTCCCTCCCGCCCTGGCCGCGCTCGACAGCGGCGAACGCATCGACTTCGGGGACATCTGGCTGACCTCGGAGCGGATCGGGTCGGGAGAGACGTCCATGCCCTGGTCGCAGGTGCGGCGGATCGGGAGGGGGGAGGAGCCCGTTGTGATCACCATCGACGGGAAGCGGCACAGACTGGGACCAATGGTGTCCAATATTCCGAATCCATTTGTTTTCTGGGCAGTTGTGGAGAGATTACGTGCCGATGGCAGGACTGATCGACCGTGA
- a CDS encoding NACHT domain-containing NTPase yields MTSEFSTLLKRLRREANMTQEALAERAGVGVRTIRGLETGERADPRVTTVRLLADALGLRPEERERLLASAVRRTADADPPEEPAAFAEAPAAEPPAAGPSGSPLHETLADVAEQVAQTVAARWRREEEQRQVHDPYPLPVRWRPVAEELTDHWANIRRMPPGSTHEPLDLSGQLDAIVDVHRRIPSGRLVVLGRSGSGKTILTVRFVLDHLKSRGRADAVPVIFSIGSWDPTAITLRDWLAAQLTRDHPGLAAPGPGGPSLAAALVETGRILPVLDGFDEIADGLRRPALEALNATALPLLLTSRPSEYAAAVAETDVLTSAAAVELTDLTLDDLADYLPRTTRKARGRNRSASAWDPVLTELRERPDSRAGANLAAVLTTPLMVTLARAVYSNTPDHDPSALLDTRRFGTPEELEDHLLDNFTTTVYRPRPDHRPGSGSLRTWDPERARYWLGYLAHHLNRLDTPNLEWWRLGHGMRRTTRTLVTALVICLAIALVDGVVGMLFDSVAFQLVDGLVAGLLSGLLFGIVYWFMVAARDAAVQPSGVRMKIFGREARAGRRPLRHLMIGVLCGLVFGAGYGFVRGAINGARFHVGLPAILAGSLGDGLIYGLMLALAAGPTLGLLALFETPLDIRSAVNPVSLLRTNGRTVATQLLIWAPTFGLLVGFGSMLVIQPLSALLGPVVWNLNAALKLGIISGLGAGLGYGLSLTAWGHWTVFARIWLPLTGRLPWSVVAFLEDAYQRGVLRQAGAVYQFRHARLQHHLAAAYRPRRPDAADRGPATPDSTADSPDKPDEQGDPGARR; encoded by the coding sequence GTGACGAGTGAGTTCAGCACGCTGCTGAAAAGGCTGCGGCGTGAAGCGAACATGACGCAGGAGGCGTTGGCGGAGCGCGCCGGAGTGGGCGTCCGCACCATCCGTGGGCTGGAGACCGGCGAGCGCGCCGACCCTCGCGTGACCACCGTGCGGCTCCTGGCCGACGCGCTCGGGCTGCGTCCCGAGGAACGCGAGCGGCTGCTGGCGTCCGCCGTCCGCCGGACCGCGGACGCCGACCCTCCGGAAGAACCGGCCGCCTTCGCCGAGGCGCCCGCCGCCGAGCCGCCCGCCGCGGGCCCGTCCGGTTCGCCGCTGCACGAGACCCTGGCCGACGTCGCCGAACAGGTCGCACAGACGGTGGCCGCCCGCTGGCGCCGCGAGGAGGAGCAGCGGCAGGTCCACGACCCCTATCCGCTGCCGGTGCGCTGGCGGCCGGTCGCCGAGGAGCTGACCGACCACTGGGCCAACATCCGCCGGATGCCCCCCGGGAGCACCCACGAGCCGCTGGACCTGAGCGGGCAACTGGACGCGATCGTGGACGTCCACCGGCGGATCCCGTCCGGGCGGCTGGTCGTGCTCGGCCGCTCCGGCTCGGGGAAGACGATCCTCACCGTCCGGTTCGTCCTGGACCACCTGAAGTCCAGGGGCCGGGCCGACGCCGTACCGGTGATCTTCAGCATCGGCTCATGGGACCCGACCGCCATCACACTCCGGGACTGGCTGGCCGCACAGCTGACGCGGGACCACCCCGGCCTCGCCGCCCCGGGCCCCGGCGGACCGAGCCTGGCCGCCGCCCTCGTCGAGACCGGCCGGATACTCCCCGTGCTGGACGGCTTCGACGAGATCGCCGACGGCCTGCGCCGCCCCGCGCTGGAGGCCCTCAACGCCACCGCGCTGCCGCTGCTGCTGACCAGCCGTCCGTCCGAGTACGCCGCCGCGGTGGCCGAGACCGATGTGCTCACCTCCGCGGCCGCGGTGGAACTGACCGACCTCACCCTGGACGATCTGGCCGACTACCTGCCGCGCACCACCCGCAAGGCCCGCGGCCGGAACCGCTCGGCGTCCGCCTGGGACCCCGTGCTGACCGAACTGCGCGAGCGCCCGGACAGCCGGGCCGGCGCCAACCTCGCCGCGGTGCTGACCACCCCGCTGATGGTCACCCTCGCCCGCGCCGTCTACAGCAACACCCCCGACCACGACCCGTCCGCGCTGCTGGACACCCGGCGCTTCGGCACCCCCGAGGAGCTGGAGGACCACCTTCTCGACAACTTCACCACCACCGTCTACCGCCCGCGGCCCGACCACCGGCCCGGCAGCGGGTCGCTCCGCACCTGGGACCCGGAACGCGCCCGCTACTGGCTGGGCTACCTGGCCCACCACCTCAACCGGCTCGACACCCCCAACCTCGAATGGTGGCGCCTGGGCCACGGCATGCGCCGCACCACCCGCACCCTGGTGACCGCGCTGGTGATCTGCCTGGCCATCGCGCTCGTCGACGGCGTCGTCGGCATGCTCTTCGACTCCGTGGCGTTCCAACTCGTCGACGGCCTGGTGGCGGGACTGCTCTCCGGGCTGCTGTTCGGGATCGTGTACTGGTTCATGGTCGCGGCCAGGGACGCGGCCGTGCAGCCGTCGGGCGTCCGCATGAAGATATTCGGCCGGGAGGCCAGGGCCGGCCGGCGCCCGCTGCGCCACCTGATGATCGGGGTGCTCTGCGGCCTGGTGTTCGGCGCCGGTTACGGCTTCGTCCGCGGGGCGATCAACGGCGCCCGCTTCCACGTCGGCCTCCCCGCCATCCTCGCCGGCAGCCTCGGCGACGGCCTCATCTACGGCCTGATGCTCGCGCTCGCGGCCGGCCCGACCCTCGGTCTGCTCGCCCTCTTCGAAACCCCCCTCGACATCCGGTCCGCCGTCAATCCGGTCAGCCTGCTGCGGACCAACGGCCGTACCGTCGCCACCCAGCTCCTCATCTGGGCCCCGACCTTCGGCCTCCTCGTCGGCTTCGGATCCATGCTGGTGATCCAGCCCCTGTCCGCGCTCCTGGGCCCGGTCGTCTGGAATCTCAACGCCGCACTCAAACTCGGCATCATCAGCGGCCTCGGCGCCGGCCTCGGCTACGGGCTCAGCCTGACCGCCTGGGGCCATTGGACGGTCTTCGCCCGCATCTGGCTGCCACTGACCGGCCGCCTGCCCTGGTCCGTGGTCGCCTTCCTGGAGGACGCCTACCAACGAGGGGTCCTCCGCCAGGCCGGCGCCGTCTACCAGTTCCGCCACGCCCGCCTCCAACACCACCTCGCCGCGGCGTACCGCCCGCGGCGTCCCGACGCGGCGGATCGCGGACCGGCCACTCCCGATTCGACTGCCGATTCCCCCGACAAGCCCGACGAACAAGGCGACCCTGGCGCAAGGCGCTGA
- a CDS encoding effector-associated constant component EACC1, translating into MQPLTFTFDAPADETDDLARSLARWLNDDEDLGGAARLRMVPPAPGEQGGLADAAEVLNAAGPVLDALVAAVGVWVGQRFRNRSVSLKVTRPDGTHIELSATDPRDAAAVEEQLRRFLEPGPGDAD; encoded by the coding sequence GTGCAGCCGCTCACGTTCACCTTCGACGCTCCCGCCGACGAGACCGACGACCTGGCCCGCTCCCTCGCCCGTTGGCTCAACGACGACGAGGACCTCGGCGGCGCGGCCCGGTTGCGGATGGTCCCGCCCGCCCCGGGGGAGCAGGGCGGGCTCGCGGACGCCGCCGAGGTGCTGAACGCCGCCGGGCCGGTGCTGGACGCGCTGGTCGCCGCCGTCGGCGTATGGGTGGGCCAGCGGTTCCGCAACCGCAGCGTCAGCCTGAAGGTGACCCGGCCGGACGGCACGCATATCGAGCTGTCGGCGACCGACCCGCGGGACGCCGCCGCGGTCGAGGAACAGCTGCGCCGCTTCCTGGAGCCGGGTCCGGGCGATGCCGACTGA
- a CDS encoding PE-PPE domain-containing protein — MTLRTRWKKAIGATGAAMATVALTAATPSFSHAAPVHHYYLEVGGTGSTAPAPDCTSTYAFANKHLNGGIPVPVCYPASAGPWLNGHNAPDVTAPSFDASVREGYRNLLAAAENTYHRDPNGRFTIVGYSQGAQVADQVLQTIAAGRTDIPRSKVNGMLYADPMQPGTGIWAKVPKGWSALGFTSTGAGPAKFDGVPVRRFCIRTDLACDATSIRSVPGFLQQHPKYWQEGNVMTQTIGHDGGDGVTWFDAR; from the coding sequence ATGACCCTGCGCACCAGATGGAAGAAGGCGATCGGCGCGACCGGGGCGGCAATGGCCACCGTGGCTCTGACCGCCGCCACCCCCAGCTTCTCCCACGCCGCTCCGGTGCACCACTACTACCTGGAGGTCGGCGGCACGGGCTCGACGGCGCCCGCGCCCGACTGCACCTCCACCTACGCCTTCGCCAACAAGCACCTCAACGGCGGCATTCCCGTGCCGGTCTGCTATCCGGCGAGCGCCGGACCCTGGCTCAACGGCCACAACGCTCCGGACGTCACCGCGCCGAGCTTCGACGCCAGCGTCCGCGAGGGATACCGCAACCTGCTGGCCGCCGCCGAGAACACCTACCACCGCGACCCGAACGGCCGGTTCACGATCGTCGGCTACTCGCAGGGCGCGCAGGTGGCCGACCAGGTGCTCCAGACGATCGCCGCCGGCCGCACGGACATACCCCGGTCGAAGGTGAACGGCATGCTCTACGCCGACCCCATGCAGCCGGGCACCGGCATCTGGGCGAAGGTCCCGAAGGGCTGGAGCGCCCTGGGGTTCACCTCCACGGGCGCCGGCCCGGCGAAGTTCGACGGCGTCCCGGTCCGGCGTTTCTGCATCCGCACCGACCTGGCGTGCGACGCGACCTCGATCCGGTCCGTCCCCGGCTTCCTGCAGCAGCACCCGAAGTACTGGCAGGAAGGCAACGTCATGACGCAGACCATCGGGCACGACGGCGGTGACGGCGTCACCTGGTTCGACGCCCGATAG
- a CDS encoding class I SAM-dependent methyltransferase — protein MADNTRADEIRADGIRADGATAGTGTPEREETTRRYYDTSDVDGFYDAVWGGEDIHVGIYAHPQESVADASQRTVQYAADQVADLLGPDATVLDLGSGYGGSARALAERFGCRVVALDLSERHNQRHRAANARRGLDGLIEVVTGSLADLPYEAGRFDVVWSLEVLSHVEDKKGALAEAVRVLKPGGGLVFSDIMADEQASPEVLWPALSRLITQHLATPSGYLESLSQLGLRARFEDRTGDIATHYARLDEEVHRRAAELRTVISPAYVEELRANLPLWVDITRRGLLRWGLFHARRTMV, from the coding sequence ATGGCAGACAACACCAGGGCTGACGAGATCCGTGCCGATGGCATCCGGGCCGACGGCGCCACGGCCGGCACCGGCACACCGGAGCGCGAGGAGACCACCCGTCGCTACTACGACACCAGTGACGTCGACGGCTTCTACGACGCCGTCTGGGGCGGCGAGGACATCCACGTGGGCATCTACGCCCATCCGCAGGAGTCGGTCGCGGACGCCTCGCAGCGCACCGTGCAGTACGCCGCGGACCAGGTCGCGGACCTGCTCGGGCCGGACGCCACGGTGCTCGACCTCGGCTCGGGGTACGGCGGTTCGGCCCGCGCGCTCGCCGAGCGCTTCGGCTGCCGGGTGGTCGCCCTCGACCTCAGCGAGCGGCACAACCAACGGCACCGCGCGGCCAACGCCCGGCGGGGACTGGACGGCCTGATCGAGGTCGTCACCGGCTCCCTCGCCGACCTCCCCTACGAGGCGGGGCGCTTCGACGTCGTCTGGTCGCTGGAGGTGCTCAGTCACGTCGAGGACAAGAAGGGAGCGCTGGCCGAGGCCGTACGGGTGCTGAAGCCGGGCGGCGGGCTGGTCTTCTCGGACATCATGGCGGACGAACAGGCGTCCCCGGAGGTCCTGTGGCCCGCACTGTCCCGGCTCATCACCCAGCACCTGGCGACACCGTCCGGCTACCTGGAGAGCCTGTCCCAACTCGGCCTCAGGGCCCGCTTCGAGGACCGCACCGGTGACATCGCCACCCACTACGCACGACTCGACGAGGAGGTGCACCGCCGCGCGGCCGAGCTGCGCACCGTCATCAGCCCGGCCTATGTCGAGGAACTGCGGGCCAACCTCCCCCTGTGGGTCGACATCACCCGCCGGGGCCTGCTGCGCTGGGGCCTCTTCCACGCCCGCCGCACCATGGTCTGA
- a CDS encoding BTAD domain-containing putative transcriptional regulator: MPTTATLGRPTVTTLTIEEREVLRAVGYGLTDGEIAAALTLAENAVDTHLARVLTKLELRDRAAAIVHAFDCGLVEPGRGPRVAAIPKQRTAARRTREPRVRISVLGPLRAWRDGQPVDLGHLRQQAVLAALALCPDRTVSQEELLDGVWGMEPPLTKVVPVYIYRLRKVLQVGHGTEAVIQRDRCGYRLVPGAVEVDAARMEELVTAAGAAERAGELTEAVRVCTQALDLFRGELLAGLPGPFAELERLRLAERRIALVQRKLDWQLRLGRHAEAVGELWALAAAQPLNEPIAAMLMRALYLSGRQADALSVFGRTRRRLADELGVLPSRLLRRTHEMIVRGSDAGLAGAKP, translated from the coding sequence ATGCCGACGACCGCGACCCTCGGTCGACCGACCGTCACCACGCTCACGATCGAGGAGCGCGAGGTGCTCCGGGCGGTGGGCTACGGCCTGACGGACGGCGAGATCGCCGCCGCGCTCACCCTCGCCGAGAACGCGGTCGACACCCACCTCGCCCGGGTCCTCACCAAGCTCGAACTCCGCGACCGCGCCGCCGCCATCGTCCACGCGTTCGACTGCGGGCTGGTCGAGCCCGGCCGGGGCCCCCGGGTGGCGGCCATCCCGAAGCAGCGGACGGCCGCCCGCCGGACCCGCGAACCGCGGGTGCGGATCTCCGTCCTCGGGCCGCTGCGGGCCTGGCGCGACGGACAGCCGGTGGATCTGGGGCATCTGCGGCAACAGGCCGTGCTGGCGGCGCTGGCGCTCTGCCCGGACCGGACGGTCAGCCAGGAGGAACTGCTCGACGGCGTGTGGGGGATGGAGCCACCGCTCACAAAAGTGGTGCCGGTGTACATCTACCGGCTGCGGAAGGTCCTTCAGGTCGGGCACGGCACGGAGGCGGTGATCCAGCGCGACCGGTGCGGCTACCGGCTGGTCCCCGGCGCGGTCGAGGTGGACGCGGCGCGCATGGAGGAGCTGGTCACCGCCGCGGGTGCGGCCGAGCGGGCCGGTGAGCTGACCGAGGCGGTCCGCGTCTGCACCCAGGCGCTGGACCTGTTCCGCGGGGAGCTGCTGGCCGGGCTGCCGGGTCCGTTCGCGGAACTGGAGCGGCTGCGGCTCGCCGAACGCCGGATCGCCCTCGTACAGCGGAAGCTGGACTGGCAGTTGCGGCTGGGCCGGCACGCCGAGGCGGTCGGCGAGCTGTGGGCGCTGGCCGCGGCGCAGCCGTTGAACGAACCGATCGCCGCGATGCTGATGCGCGCGCTGTACCTCAGTGGCCGGCAGGCGGACGCGCTGTCGGTGTTCGGCCGCACCCGTCGCCGGCTGGCCGACGAGCTGGGGGTGCTGCCGAGTCGGCTGCTGAGGCGGACGCACGAGATGATCGTGCGCGGATCCGACGCCGGCCTCGCCGGGGCCAAGCCGTGA